The genomic DNA AGCACTTATCTTCCTCCACAAAACATAAACACACCATTTTCACACGTTGATATTGGTGTGATGCTGgaaatgatgaatatgaagttgaaaaaTGGTTACGTTTCTCTTTAAACCTGACCAAACTAATATTCTGCCTCTTTGTTCTGCAGTGCATGTCTGTTGCACCACATTGCCTTACTAGCCTTATCAAGTGTTGCATCCCTCACCTTCTCCACCTTCTATATAGGATCTCTTACGTTCTTCCAAAGATCTCCTGCGGGGATAGGCTGCTGTGGTGATGCCAATCTACCATGGCCTGATGATGATGTCTACCTGAGACTCCAAGCCAAACTCTACGGAGTCCATCCCCTGGATCTTTCACCTGCAGCCCTTGGCTTCATCCCGTCCATTCTCACATCCATTCCATTTCCTCAATAAATATTCTAAACCCAATTCGATGTCTGGTCCTTAAACTCGGGAATTTGAAATAGTTTTTTATCGACTTTGACAAGGAACACATTTACaagttgttttatttttattttgctaATCATTTCACAAAACCATCCACAAGCAAACTCATGTTGCCTGCCCTCTCCATCCCAAATTGGTTGTCTGTAGGCTACAGAGAAGCATACAGTAAATCAAGTATAATATTACAAAGAATTACAATAACTTCATAATACATCAGCAATATATAGGGTCAATATGTTATATAGCAAATGTAGGGTACACAAATCAGATCAAATGATTCAGTCATACTGGCATTTGAACTATACAGTGATGTGGTCTCAGACGCACAGTTTTGTTTACACAAATTGATAGGCTACTTCCTAAATAAGCCTTATTTGGGGCTCAACGCTGCCTGATGTTGGCTACAATGGAAACCATTAAATGTGCTTTTGTGCTAATATTTATCGAATCGCATATTCAATTTGAAGTCCTTCCAAGTGAGGGTAAATTGATTCCTGTCATACTTCAGTGTGTAGAAATGCGCTAGAATGAAGGCTATATGACCCCACGTTGAGACGCATGAGGGAGCTCTGTGCGCTTTGGATAGGTGTATGGTACCCTTTTACGCGGGTAAAATGTTAATGTTTCTCTACACCTAGGGACACAAGAAAGCACAAACTCACGTTGATAGAACCAAATACAATGTTGTGTGTCATTGAGATATGGTCGATCTATGTTTAGAATTCTTCCTCAGGCCGAAAAGTTTAGCCGACGCCTTTGGTGAGCCCAGCGAACATTTACGCACCAAGAATGTTTAACCATTTCCGTGCCCGCAGCGTGACTGTTTTATTAACCTTGGGTTGTACACACAAAATATGCAATAAAGTACACCAAATCAATCGGGGCATGAACTCTGTGcagtaataaataaatatgttatTTGTCTTCTCTGTCTGTTGGCAAGGAGACCCTGGTGTCCAGAGCTGTTTATCAGCTATATACAATGCGTCCTCTACTGAAACTATAACCGTGCGCTAACTCGTGGGTTAATATATAATTTGGACCATATGGCATTTTAAAATCCACCCTTTATTTCAGTGGCACTTCGATCTGTGTGGACCTAGCTAATGATGCCCAATTAGTCATTAAACAGGACCAAAAGACGAGCCTTGTGTGGTTTCACATTTGCTAATATTTGCTCGTCAAATATTTCCTTTGAAACGTTTACTGCACATTTTATCTGCTGGCTGGTCAAGAGACATCTGCGAGAGTTTTCCTCGTAATTTTTTTCTAAATGAAAGTCCCAATTGGTCCCCCCACATTCGCCCTATCCGACTATTTGTTCATGCTTGAAAGATAATGTAATAAAAGAGTCTGGATGATGGATTTATGATTTATCAGAAGCACTTTACCATATGGCAGTCGACATCGGGACAAATTTTCAAATGTTAGCTTTAAAAAAAGGAGACTCGATCGGACTAATCTTAAACACTGACTTGGGAAAGGATGCTCAAGTCACGTGACCCGAGACGTGTCGCTTGGAGATGGAATACAGTAAATGGAATTAACTTACATTTGGTGTCAGGTGTGAAATTCGATTTTGAAAGTCCAAAATGAGTATCTTCAGCCCAACAGAAAACATGGAGATTGTTCTTGACACAGCATATTGTCCATCTTCAGGATACAGTACTGTATTATGCGCATAATTGTCTAGAGAGAGCAGTGGATGCGAGCTTCCTATTCCCTTATATTATGTACCTTACCAAATAGTTATAAGAAATTGAATAGCCTAACGGACTAGCCTTGAAACCCGTTTAGATGTAAGCCTTTAGTCCACTGTAAATACACTGCATGTGAGCTAAAAATGGCCCCTGTTGGCCCTACAGATTATTATATGGCATTGCATTCTTCTGCTTCAAGTTCACAATTGCAAAAGCTGTTTTAATAGGTCTAGTTAACCCATAAAACACTTTGTTTTACAAAAATCTTGGGGCAATAATTTTGATCACAACGTTGAAAACAAATGTTACATTGGCACTTTATAAGGGCCATCCATATTTATATCCTATAATGTGTGGGGTCAAATATTGTGGTTCGCAGCTTGACTTCCAGACAATCGAGTCTGAATAGACTGGGTTACTTGAGAGTCaggtacagtaggcctacatgcaATATTGACATTTCTCCTATCAGACCACTACGTCATCTAGAAAAGGCTGATTGGGTATATATTTGTGGGTATATATTTGTGAAGTCGCGCGTGATTCCTGTCAGTGGCGACCTGTGCAACAGACAGGTGTGACTTGGCATCCCCTCAGACTCCGAATATTCACATTTTACAGGTGAGGTGTTTTATGCACTTTACAATCAGGTCAGTGCATTTTGGGGATGAAGTTCCTCATATAACAGTTTATTCTCTTGTTTATCAAAGGAAAATCAGCACTGTATACAGGAATTATCTTGTTGTTTCATTTGATACGGCTCTGAAGAACCAGTTGACATGTGTGGAACGAACGTGGACCTGTCAAACAAAGGTAGATCTATATTCAAACGAAGGACTAACTATAATGTGTTAGAAGATTACTTATACCATTGAATTGAGTGGAGACATTTTCTCCAAAAATATTCAAAGAAATGTTGATGCATAAAGCGGTAAAAGAGGTTTAAATCTTATACAAGCTattttattctgttctattctaaggGAGCGGGTGTGTCAATCAGCTTGGCGGGGTGTTTCTGAACGGGAGGCCGCTTCCAGCATATAAAAGGAGGAAGATGATCGAACTGGCATCGGAAGGTGTGCGCCCATGCGAGATCTCCAGAATTCTGCAGGTGCGTATCAGCAGGCTTATAGGAGCTCGTGTTTGCGCCCTATTCGATACATGAAAAGcataatttgttttattattcatttaatttaatccattAAATAGTTGTTAAATGGTGTGCTTCCAATGAACTAGTAGTACTTCTGTTATTTTGCTCTGAATGGTGGATATGAATCGTGCGTCAATTCACGAAAACCCAAATGTGCACTCTGCTCTGGCAGGTGTCAAATGGCTGCGTCAGCAAGATTTTGAGCAGGTACCACAACACCGGGCTCCTGGACCCGAAGGCGACCGGAGGGAGTAGACCTCGACTCCTCACCCCCGAAGTCATCTCGAAAATAATCGAATGCAAGACGAAAAACCCAACAATATTCGCCTGGGAAATCAGAAAAAAGCTCGCTGCCGAAAGAATCTGTAAATCGGCCAAAGTTCCCAGTGTAAGTGAGATCACAAGCTACACCAGAATGATACAAAGTGTGTACAACTGTGAGGAAAATAACTATATTTTTCGATTAATTTAAGCATTATTTTCAACTTGTCAAAAGGTGTCCTCTGTAAACCGAATCCTCAGGAAAATTCAACTCGACTCTGCGATGTTGAGTGTGGAGATTTCTGCGCACCACCCCAGATAcccaggtaggctacacatcGTACATCTTGATCTGGGAGAAATACACACATTTATGCCACAAACACTGTGCGCAATTTGAAAAACATAGCCATATAGTGTACTTGTATGCATTCCAGGTCATCTAGTGGAGACCCCAACGCAGTCAGtagtgaaggagagggaggagatggagacagtTGAGGTGAACGAGCTCCAGCCTCCCGGGCACCAGCATCGCAACCGCACCACCTTCACCCTGGAGCAGTGCAGAGCCTTAGAGCAAGGTAGGCCTGTACAGTAGTGTACTTTAGGCAGAAAAATGACATACTTTTACTTTGACAACTGTTTATGTACATTTAGGCTGTGTgtttatgtcaaatcaaatcaaatgtatttatatagcccttcttacatcagctgatatctcaaagtgctgtacagaaacccagcctaaaaccccaaacagcaagcaatgcaggtgtagaggcacggtggctaggaaaaactccctagaaaggccaaaacctaggaagaaacctagagaggaaccaggctatgaggggtggccagtcctcttctggctgtgccgggtggagattataacagaatatggccaagatgttcaaatgttcataaatgaccagcatggtcaaataataataatcacaataattgtcgagggtgtaacaagtcagcacctcaagagtaaatgtcagttggcttttcatagccgatcattgagagtatctctaccgctcctgctgtctctagagagttgaaaacagcaggtctgggacaggtagcacgtccggtgaacaggtcagggttccatagccgcaggcagaacagttgaaactggagcagcagcacggccaggtggactggggacagcaaggagtcatcatgtcaggtagtcctgaggcatggtcctagggctcaggtcctccgagagagagaaagaaagaaagagagaaagagagaattagagagagcatacttaaattcacacaggacaccggataagacaggagaaatactccagatataacagactgaccctagcccccgacacataaactactgcagcataaatactggaggctgagacaggaggggtcaggagacactgtggccccatccccATCCTATGTGGAGTGGATACATTAATGATTAGGCTTAAACGACTTAGTTTGATTGGACTTATTCCTATTTCAACAAGGCTTGTTTTAGAACAGTTGGAAAAGTTGTTATCCTTTCAAGCTGAGCTTTGAGTGCTCTCTCATCCTATTTTTTTCCTCCCAAACTGAGCAGAATTCACACGGAGCCACTATGCAGACACGTTCACCAGGGAAAAACTGGCATCTGAGATCCAACTTCCAGAGGACACCATCAAGGTTACATGGCACAAACTATGCATGGAACCTATTTCATTTCCTGTAAAATTACCTGTAATACTGAGCTACATCTGTTATAATTGCCATTCCCCTTTGAAGGTGTGGTTCTCAAACAGAAGAGCAAAATGGAGGAGGGAAGCCAAATATAAGAGCAGTGTCCACGGAGcacatagtgagtgtgtgtatttttgtttattatggatccccatttgttgctgccaaggcaacagctactcttcctggagtccagcaacattaaggcagttatatactaTTTAAAAAATTACATGACATTATATTtaataacacttttcacaacacattaagtgtgttccctcaagTCACTACTCTGCTATCACATctctacagtacaaaatccatgtgtatgtgtgtgtagagtgcgtgtcttatcgtgtgtgtgtctgtgtgtgtctattcacagtccccgctgttccataaggtgtatttttatctgtttaaaaaaaaaaaaggattctgcttgcatctgttacctgatgtggaatcgagttccatgtagtcaaggCTCTATGTAAAACTGTGCAcctgacttggggattgtgaagagacctgtggtggcatgtcttgcatgggtgtcagagctgtgtgctagtagtttaaacagatacCTTGGTTCATTTAGCATGTCACCACTTCTTACAAAATCAAGCAGTGATGACATCAAtcgctcctccactttgagccatgagagattattaatattagctcttggtgtacatttaagggccagccgtgctgccctgttctgagacaataaCATTTTTCAGAGGTCCCTCTGTGTGGCacttgaccacacaactgaatagTAGTCCacgtgcgacaaaactagggcctgtaggacctgccttgttgatagtgttgttaaaaaggcagacCAACGCttaattatggacagacttctccccatcttagctattgttgtatcaacatgttttgaccatgaaagtttacaatccagggttactacaagcagtttagtcacctaaacttgctcaatttccacattgttTATtaaaagatttagttgaggtttagggtttagtgaatgatttgtcccaaatacaatgctttaagttcttgaaatatttaggacaaactttttccttgccacccattctgaaactaactgcagctctttgttaagtgttgcagtgatttcactcgctctagtagctgacgtgtatacagtcgtggccaaatgttttgagagtgacacaaatatacattttcacaaagtttgctgcttcagtgtctttagatatttttgtcagatgttactatggaatactgaagtataattacaagcatttcataagtgtcaaaggcttttattgacaattacatgaagttgatgcaaagagtcaatatttgcagtgttgacccttctttttcaagacctctgcaatccgccctggcatgctgtcaattaacttccaggccacatcctgactgatggcagcccattcgtgcataatcaatgcttggagtttgtcagaatttgtgggtttttgtttgtccacccgcctcttgaggattgaccacaagttctcaatgggattaaggtctggggagttttctggccatggacccaaagtATCGATGTTttcttccccgagccacttagttatcacttttgccttatggcaaggtgctccatcatgctggaaaaggcattgttcgtcaccaaactgttcctggatggttgggagaagttgctttcggaggatgtgttggtaccattctttattcatggctgtgttcttaggcaaaattgtgagtgagcccactcctttggctgagaagcaaccccacacatgaatggtctcaggatgctttactgttgccATGACACAGGACTAATGgaagtgctcaccttgtcttttctggacaagcttttttccggatgccccaaacaatcggaaaggggattcatcagagacaaTGACTTTACccaagtcctcagcagtccaatccatgtaccttttgcagaatatcagtctgtccctgatgtttttcctggagagaagtggcttctttgctgcccttcttgacaccaggccatcctccaaaagtctttccctaactgtgcatgcagatgcactcacacctgcctgctgccattcctgagcaagctctataCTGGTGATGCccagatcccacagctgaatcaactttaggagacggtcctggcgcttgctggactttcttgggtgccctgaagcattcttcacaacaattgaaccgttctccttgaagttcttgatgatccaataaatggttgatttaggtgcaatcttactggcagcaatattctTGCCTGTGAAgcaagccctttttgtgcaaagcaatgatgacggcacatgtttctttgcaggtaaccatgattgagagaggaagaacaatgattccaagcaccaccctccttttgaagcgtccagtctgttattcgaactcaatcagcatgacagagtgatctccagccttgtcctcgtcaatactcacacctgtgttaacgagagaatcaccaacatgatgtcagctggttcttttgtggcagggctgaaatgcagtggaaatgtttttggggattcagttcatttgcatggcaaaaagggactttgcaattaattgcaattcatctgatcactcttcataacattctggagtatatgcaaattgccatcatacaaactgaggcagcagactttgaacatttatatttgtgtcattctcaaaacctttggccacgactgtagtgttgagtcatccgcatacatagacaaactggctttactcaaagccggtggcatgtcattagtaaagattgaaaaaagtaaggggcctagacagctgccctggggaattcctgattctacctggattatgctGGAGAGACTTCCAGAcaaagaacaccctctgtattatgttagacaggtaactctttatccatagTATAGcatggggtgtaaagccatacGTTTCAATCAGCGGACagtgatcgataatgtcaaaagcagcactgaagtctaacaaaacagctcccacaatctttttatcatcaatttctcccagccaatcatcagtcatttgtgtaagtgctgtgcttgttgaatgtccttccttataagcgtgctgaaagtctgttgtcaatttgtttacagtaaacTACCATTGTACCTGGTCAAACAAATTTTTTTACTAAAGTTTACTTATTTTAGCcaataaagggggctttactattcttgggtagcgggaTTACTTTTGCTTTACTCCAGGCCTAAGGGCACATACTTTCTAGtgggcttagattgaagatacgGCAAATAGGAATGGCAATATTGTCTACTATTATCcccagtcattttccatccaagttgtcagaccccagtggcttgtcattgttgatagacaacaatcattatttcaccttttccacactcactttacgtaattcaaaattacaatgcttgtctttcagaCTTGATCAGtcatacttggatgtgtagtgtcagcatttgttgctggcatgtaatgcctaagtttgctaatcttgcagTGAAAAAATCATTAATACTTGggaatatcagtgggttttgtgatgaatgagccatctgattcaatgaatgatggagcttaCCCTTTTCCCCAAAATCTCATTTAAGTTGtttcaaagctttttactatcattgttTCTATAatatatctttgtttcatagtatagtttcttctttttattcagttagGTCACaggatttctcaatttgcagtacgtttgccaattggttgtgcagccagacgtaTTGGCCAtttcttttgcctcatccctctcaaccataaaaTGTTTCAattcatcaatccacagggatttaacagttttaacAGTCACTTTATGGGTCCATGCTTATTAGTAACCGGAAAaatcaatttcataaatgtgtcaagtgcagcgtctggtttcTCCTCATTACACTGGCATTacactggggcggcaggtagcctagtggttagagcattggactagtaactgaaaggttgcaagtttgaatccctgagctgacaaggtaaaaatctgttgttctgcccctgtacaaggcagttaacccactgttcctaggccatcattgaaaataagaatttgttcttaactgacttgcctagttaaataaaggtaaaataattacacaccacagaccaacacatATTCTTCAcgtcaacaacataggaatcactacaacacttcttgtatgacctcttataaagtatattaggcccagccttcagaacgttggttttcctagatatggctactatattgtgatcactacatccaatggatctggatactgctttaaagcagatttctgcagcattagtaaagatgtgatcaatacatgttgatgatttcattcctgtgctgtttgtaactaccatGGCAGGttaactgataacctgaaccaggttgcaggcaccggttgcagtttgaagctttttcttgagtgggcagcgtgatgaaagccagtcaatatttaaatcacccagaaaatatacctctgttgatatcacatacattatcaagcatttcacacgttatctagatactgactgttagcacttggtggacTATAgcagcttgagagagagagagaataacagttCACTTTCCTTTTAAAAGCTTCATTTCTGATGAACCGAAAGAACAAAGATTTCCCTTCGGTGAATTCGATGACAACAACCAACTCAATGACTCAACAGGTACATAAACAAGCTAAGCCTCCTGAAACATACTGCATTTCAGGAGTTTTAACACCATATTGTTATGCAAATTGAGTATATACCGCTACAATTGAAAACAATTCATGTGTAGTTAAGTGTTAATAACCTTGTAGCAAGTTACCAGCTGACTAACTAAATGTTATGTTTATCTTGTTTGTGGTGTCATTTCAACTGTGTTTAGACTCACTGGAGGCAGAGGGAGAGTTTGGGAGTACAGTTTGACACTTCATGCTCGGAAATCTCCCAGAGATATGGTCCAGctactacaatagagagaggtgATTAAGCGTTTATTATGTATTTTTACAAGAGGGGGGCAAAGCTCTTCTTCTGGAGAGCCACTTACCATGCAGGTTTATGCTCCAGCGCCGCCCTAACACAGCCAACTCCACAAATCAACTGCTCTGTTTCTCAAAGAGAACTTAGAGGAGGGCCGAAGCAAAATCCTGCACATTCACCAGAGCTCCAGGATAATTGGCCAACCCTGCTTTAACCATTTCAGAGATGTACCTATAAAACACAATGTGAAGAGTGAATGAATGTACTACCTCACCTACAGGTATAGGAGGAACAGAAGTGTTGGGCTATAGAGGCATCTCCATTCAGCTTCCATCCTCATCATCTCAATACTCAGGCAGCACCACGTTCCCATTGGTCCATCCCCAGGACGAGAGGACTCCATCGGCTCACCATGCAGAGAGATTCCTTTTCCCATTGGCTCATCATTACACAGACGTGAGGACAGTCTTCCCGTTGGCTCATCAGACTGAGAGAATGGGACATTCACTGAACTATCATTGGGATGATGGGTCAGATTTCCCATTGGCTCATCACCATACAGATGAAAGGTTTCTATTGGCTCATCCCAGGGAGAGGACTGGTGGTCCATCGCTTATTTGACAGAATGTGTCTCCCCTTTTCTCGCATCAGTGAAtgtcagagccacacacacacacacacacacacacacacacacacacacacacacacacacacacacacacacacacacacacacacacctctatggctctgctgaTTACTACTGCGCAGGGTATGCAACAGAGTCAGTACAGAGACATTCCAATCGTGACTTAATGTGTTTAAAATGACATTTCTACAGGCTACTGCAACATATCTCAGTGAAATTGATGTTTTTCTGTTTTGAAAAGTATTTTCAGTAATAAAAAGCGAGTTTGTATTAGTTGTTGTTAGTCCTTTGTTGATATACCCACTGAATTGTACCATATCATCATCTCTGAAGAGTTGAGAGACTACCATATTTAGACAGGAGAGGGCGACAGAGTCCTATGGATACATTCTTTCTCTCGCTGCCAGACAAGTTAATCAGCTTGTTTGAGGGGATCAGTTTGAGAGGGCACAGAATCGCTAATCTTGATCACATAATGCAAAGTTATTTTGGATGCAAGGTGCTTGGTATATCAGTGATTCTGCATAGCCTGATTGCAATGCAATCCATCTGAAACACACATATCTATTTTCTGTCAGTGCTCAGTATCTCCACCAGAAAGAGTCATACCATGAGACCCAGACTAAGGTATCCCTGGGGCCCAGATTAAGGTATCCTTGGGGGCCAAGACTACGGTATCCCTGGGGCCCAGACTAACGTATACCTGGGGGCCAAGACTACAGTATCCCTGGGGCCAAGACTACGGTATCCCTGGGTACCAAGTCTATTGTGTACCCTGGGGTCCAGACTACGGTATTCCTGGGGGCCAAGACTATGGTATACCCTGGGGCCCAGATTACGGTATGAATGTCTGTTGCTCCGACTCAGTTGTTACATCAGTGATTCTGCTAATCAAGGTCCTAGTGAGCAGCTAATTGATAGAGTCAGGTGGGTTAAATTAGCGTTGGAGCGAGAGTCTGAAGGAGGGTAGTTCTACAGGAGGAAGATTGGGCATCTCTGCCAAGAGACCGTTGTA from Salmo salar chromosome ssa07, Ssal_v3.1, whole genome shotgun sequence includes the following:
- the LOC106560743 gene encoding paired box protein Pax-6 — translated: MCGTNVDLSNKGSGCVNQLGGVFLNGRPLPAYKRRKMIELASEGVRPCEISRILQVSNGCVSKILSRYHNTGLLDPKATGGSRPRLLTPEVISKIIECKTKNPTIFAWEIRKKLAAERICKSAKVPSVSSVNRILRKIQLDSAMLSVEISAHHPRYPGHLVETPTQSVVKEREEMETVEVNELQPPGHQHRNRTTFTLEQCRALEQEFTRSHYADTFTREKLASEIQLPEDTIKVWFSNRRAKWRREAKYKSSVHGAHSECVYFCLLWIPICCCQGNSYSSWSPATLRQLYTI